In the Ruminococcus sp. OA3 genome, one interval contains:
- a CDS encoding head maturation protease, ClpP-related, whose protein sequence is MAKVDIKGDIVSNDDKWIYDWLDWESTCPNDVKRVIDETQPEETLEVIVNSGGGSVMAGQEIYSELRKHSNVQIEIQSIAGSAAGVIAMAGKSKISPVGIVMIHNVSISGASGDYHDMQKNAEILKQMNAAMASAYTAKSGKPLDEILKLMDRETWLTANQCLEYGFVDEIMTDQPQYTNGIYGIRLTDEIRQKVLAEKQALEEKETLKQELLKDLDLYGV, encoded by the coding sequence ATGGCGAAGGTTGATATCAAGGGAGATATTGTCTCTAATGACGATAAATGGATCTACGACTGGCTTGACTGGGAATCCACCTGCCCAAACGATGTAAAACGCGTTATTGATGAAACACAGCCGGAGGAGACGCTGGAGGTTATTGTAAACTCAGGGGGTGGCTCGGTCATGGCGGGTCAGGAAATCTATTCGGAGCTTCGAAAGCATTCGAATGTACAGATCGAGATCCAGAGCATTGCCGGAAGCGCAGCCGGTGTTATCGCGATGGCGGGGAAATCGAAGATCAGTCCGGTCGGAATAGTGATGATCCATAACGTATCCATAAGCGGAGCGTCCGGGGATTATCACGATATGCAGAAAAACGCAGAAATTTTAAAACAGATGAACGCTGCGATGGCAAGCGCCTATACGGCAAAATCCGGAAAACCACTAGATGAAATTTTAAAGTTGATGGATCGGGAGACCTGGTTGACAGCGAACCAGTGCCTGGAATACGGTTTTGTGGATGAAATCATGACAGACCAGCCACAGTATACCAATGGCATTTATGGCATTCGCTTAACGGATGAAATCCGGCAGAAAGTACTTGCAGAAAAGCAGGCACTGGAAGAAAAAGAAACATTAAAACAAGAGTTACTGAAAGATTTAGACCTTTACGGGGTTTAA
- a CDS encoding phage terminase small subunit P27 family: MPRPRKPIEMQKGNLTVVNGQKRRMEEESVMTDKNQLKRPPIWLIDDVAKKEWRRVVKELEKISLIGNLDRNNLGGYCNAFANYVKATDILKDQAFYIDRETRTGIIVVKNPMVDIQRSYAEEMRRFAALCGLTIDARLKAAAVKINTTEDRVRMKFGEI, encoded by the coding sequence ATGCCAAGGCCGAGAAAGCCAATTGAAATGCAAAAAGGGAATCTGACCGTTGTAAACGGGCAAAAACGCAGAATGGAAGAAGAAAGCGTTATGACTGACAAAAATCAGCTGAAACGCCCTCCAATCTGGCTGATTGATGACGTTGCAAAGAAAGAATGGCGCCGGGTTGTAAAGGAGTTGGAAAAGATCAGCCTGATTGGGAATCTGGATCGGAACAACTTGGGAGGGTATTGCAATGCCTTCGCAAATTATGTGAAAGCAACAGATATCCTGAAGGATCAGGCATTTTATATTGATCGTGAGACTCGCACCGGCATAATTGTTGTAAAGAACCCGATGGTTGATATCCAGCGCAGCTACGCAGAAGAAATGCGCCGGTTCGCCGCTCTTTGCGGGCTGACGATCGATGCGCGGCTGAAAGCAGCAGCGGTCAAAATAAATACAACGGAAGACAGGGTACGGATGAAGTTTGGAGAGATCTAA
- a CDS encoding HK97-gp10 family putative phage morphogenesis protein produces MARFDIDGMNDLMRDLENLGRFDEIATKMIEESMPILEQEVRKEVSKYKDTGAMAASIKATGATAHNDGYYAAVRPTGKDAKGVRNMEKLAYLEYGTSREAARPILTKAVNTAEPKVLKKQQEVFDREVGL; encoded by the coding sequence ATGGCCAGATTTGATATTGATGGTATGAATGATTTGATGCGCGACCTGGAGAACTTGGGGCGGTTTGATGAGATTGCCACGAAAATGATTGAGGAGAGCATGCCAATCCTTGAGCAGGAAGTACGCAAAGAAGTATCGAAGTATAAAGATACCGGCGCAATGGCCGCATCTATAAAGGCTACCGGTGCAACGGCCCATAACGATGGATATTATGCAGCTGTCCGGCCAACGGGCAAAGATGCAAAAGGAGTCCGGAATATGGAGAAATTGGCTTACTTGGAATATGGAACATCAAGAGAGGCGGCAAGACCAATTCTAACAAAGGCGGTGAACACCGCGGAACCCAAGGTACTAAAAAAACAACAGGAAGTGTTTGACCGCGAGGTGGGGTTATGA
- a CDS encoding phage major capsid protein encodes MNKELLKLLDSINQKKQQVQQLAAEDKLDEAKTAKEELKNLQDRFDLLKDLEDQALEGMQQKINDGTATPVQKKDAVKEFADAARAGFRVTNSMSEGAPADGGYTVPEDIQTKINEYRESKASLIDLVDVESVTTNKGSRTFKKRSQQTGFTKVGEGGKIGAKATPQFERMSYEIDKYAGYFPVTNELLDDSDANVTGTLISWIGDESRVTRNKIILGVIGQKTKTVIAGLDDIKKALNVTLGSAFKSTSKIVTNDDGLQYLDTLKDQNGRDMLQPNPSDPAKLQLRAGATIVPIVVIPNSDLPSDTATAGKRKIPLIIGDLKEGIKFFDRKQLSIMTSNVAAIGELNAFEEDLTLFRAIEREDCQPKDTEAFVNGELTIDETTPAGE; translated from the coding sequence ATGAACAAAGAATTGTTAAAACTGCTCGACAGCATCAACCAGAAGAAGCAGCAGGTGCAGCAGCTGGCTGCAGAAGACAAACTGGATGAGGCAAAAACTGCCAAAGAGGAACTGAAAAACCTGCAGGATAGATTTGATTTACTGAAAGACCTGGAAGACCAGGCACTGGAAGGAATGCAGCAGAAAATCAATGACGGGACGGCAACGCCGGTACAGAAAAAAGACGCGGTCAAAGAGTTTGCCGATGCTGCGAGAGCCGGATTTCGGGTTACGAACTCTATGAGTGAGGGTGCACCAGCTGACGGTGGCTATACGGTGCCGGAGGATATCCAGACAAAGATCAATGAATACCGTGAAAGCAAAGCATCTTTGATTGACCTGGTGGATGTAGAATCGGTAACGACAAATAAAGGCTCCAGGACATTCAAGAAACGCTCTCAGCAGACCGGATTTACCAAAGTCGGAGAGGGCGGGAAGATCGGGGCGAAAGCGACACCGCAGTTTGAGCGTATGAGTTATGAGATCGACAAATACGCCGGATATTTTCCGGTGACCAACGAACTGCTTGATGATTCCGATGCCAACGTTACCGGCACGCTGATCAGCTGGATCGGGGATGAATCCAGGGTAACCAGGAACAAGATCATCCTTGGCGTTATCGGACAGAAGACAAAGACAGTGATCGCCGGACTGGACGATATTAAGAAAGCCCTGAATGTGACCCTGGGCTCTGCCTTTAAATCGACTTCTAAAATTGTGACCAATGATGACGGCCTGCAGTATCTGGATACCTTAAAGGACCAGAACGGCCGTGATATGCTCCAGCCGAATCCGTCCGACCCGGCGAAACTGCAGCTGAGAGCAGGCGCGACAATCGTGCCGATTGTGGTAATCCCAAACAGTGATCTGCCGTCCGATACTGCAACTGCCGGAAAAAGAAAAATCCCGCTTATCATTGGCGACCTGAAAGAGGGGATTAAGTTCTTCGACCGCAAACAACTGAGCATCATGACCTCCAACGTGGCGGCAATCGGTGAGCTGAACGCTTTTGAAGAAGACCTAACCTTATTCCGTGCGATTGAGCGCGAGGACTGCCAGCCGAAGGACACGGAAGCATTTGTCAATGGCGAGCTGACCATTGACGAAACGACACCGGCGGGGGAATAA
- a CDS encoding HNH endonuclease, which translates to MPMFKRCSRCGKRIPSGSRCSCHTQRHKEYDRLSRDRRTKQFYDSKEWEHARAAGLEADEGIDVYLYMTSGKIMAADTVHHIIPLKDNWEKRNDVDNLMSLHHDTHSMIEQMYKQDKDKTVNQLQEMLREYRGKLKASEG; encoded by the coding sequence ATGCCGATGTTCAAACGCTGTAGCAGGTGTGGTAAGAGGATACCAAGCGGAAGCAGGTGCAGCTGTCATACACAGCGTCATAAAGAGTATGACAGATTATCCAGAGATCGTAGGACAAAACAATTCTATGACAGCAAAGAGTGGGAGCATGCAAGAGCGGCAGGTCTTGAAGCTGACGAAGGAATTGACGTATACCTGTATATGACTTCTGGGAAGATCATGGCAGCGGATACCGTGCATCACATTATCCCCCTGAAGGATAACTGGGAGAAGAGAAATGATGTTGACAACCTGATGAGCCTGCATCATGATACGCACAGTATGATCGAACAGATGTACAAGCAGGATAAGGACAAAACCGTGAATCAGTTGCAGGAAATGCTTCGGGAATATCGGGGAAAATTGAAAGCAAGCGAAGGGTAG
- a CDS encoding terminase TerL endonuclease subunit: MSILMELISYAKDCIDGKIISNKKHKWACMRLLRDVEQMGNEEFPYSWNEEAAQNIVDWFALLRHSKGVLSGQPIHLTLWQKFRLCQIYGWKHKKTGYKRFKKSFTEVARKNAKSQEEAGVALYELSVMSTKNQEMYEIYTAGVKRDQSKIVFNEAGLMLKGSPLRTKFKITRDAIIHIKTGSYMKALSAEDGRKGDGTNPAVLVIDEYHQHPTTEFYDLGLGSNTKEYLLMIITTAGKDLTYPCYVTEYTYCSKVLDPNTDVENDEYMIDILELDPEDYEPIDKLANEKNWIKANPIRMSYPEGVDKIRGEYQIAKEIPEHMTSFLTKCMNIWVQAKENGYMDMAKWKACQVDKIPINTKGMSVYVGFDMSAKIDLTSAAFIIPFLSGEFDQTGKEIVKYIVYSHSFIPNREKLAERKAKDKVDYDAWERMGFLTVTNTPIVDQNAVMQYVLQTCNAQDWQIECMCFDPANASKLMMDLSDEGYVVEEVFQSHKSLNESTQGFREQVYSRNVLYTYNPVLNFAMSNAVIRQNQGLIKIDKDATARRIDPVDAVLCAFKLALYHEFTSSYLEAIDEFLESDW; encoded by the coding sequence ATGTCGATACTGATGGAGCTGATCTCATATGCCAAGGACTGCATTGACGGGAAGATCATCAGCAATAAGAAACACAAGTGGGCCTGCATGCGGTTGTTACGTGACGTGGAGCAGATGGGAAACGAGGAATTCCCGTACTCCTGGAATGAGGAGGCGGCGCAAAATATCGTGGATTGGTTTGCGCTTCTCAGGCACTCGAAGGGAGTCCTGTCAGGGCAACCCATCCACCTGACACTGTGGCAAAAGTTCCGTTTATGCCAGATCTACGGGTGGAAACATAAAAAGACAGGGTATAAGCGGTTTAAAAAATCATTCACAGAGGTAGCTCGTAAGAACGCCAAAAGCCAGGAGGAGGCAGGTGTTGCACTTTATGAGCTTTCTGTTATGTCCACAAAAAATCAGGAGATGTATGAGATCTACACCGCAGGTGTGAAACGTGACCAGTCGAAGATTGTATTCAACGAAGCGGGACTGATGCTGAAAGGATCTCCGTTGCGGACAAAATTCAAGATTACCCGGGATGCCATTATCCACATCAAGACAGGGAGCTACATGAAAGCACTTAGTGCAGAGGACGGGAGAAAAGGGGACGGGACCAACCCGGCCGTACTCGTGATCGATGAGTACCACCAGCATCCAACGACAGAATTTTATGATCTGGGGCTGGGCTCCAACACGAAGGAATACCTGCTGATGATCATCACGACGGCAGGGAAAGACTTGACCTATCCCTGCTATGTGACAGAGTATACGTATTGTTCCAAGGTTCTTGATCCGAATACGGATGTAGAGAACGACGAGTACATGATTGATATCCTCGAGCTGGATCCGGAAGATTATGAACCCATTGACAAGCTGGCAAATGAAAAAAACTGGATAAAAGCAAATCCCATACGGATGTCATACCCGGAGGGTGTCGATAAGATCCGCGGCGAATACCAGATCGCAAAAGAGATTCCGGAGCATATGACGTCATTTCTTACAAAGTGCATGAACATCTGGGTACAGGCAAAGGAAAACGGCTACATGGATATGGCGAAATGGAAAGCCTGCCAGGTGGATAAAATCCCGATCAACACCAAAGGAATGAGCGTCTATGTAGGTTTCGATATGTCAGCTAAGATCGACCTAACGTCGGCAGCGTTTATCATCCCGTTTTTATCCGGAGAATTTGACCAGACCGGGAAAGAGATCGTGAAATACATCGTGTATTCACACTCTTTCATCCCGAACCGGGAAAAGCTGGCCGAACGGAAAGCAAAAGACAAAGTAGACTACGATGCCTGGGAGCGGATGGGATTCCTTACAGTGACCAATACGCCGATCGTTGACCAGAATGCAGTCATGCAATATGTGCTGCAGACCTGCAACGCGCAGGACTGGCAGATTGAATGCATGTGCTTTGACCCGGCGAACGCCAGCAAGCTGATGATGGACCTGTCAGATGAGGGATACGTGGTGGAGGAGGTTTTTCAGAGTCATAAATCCCTGAATGAATCAACGCAGGGATTCCGGGAACAGGTCTACAGCAGGAACGTACTGTATACCTATAACCCGGTGCTTAATTTTGCCATGAGCAATGCGGTGATCCGGCAGAATCAGGGACTAATCAAGATCGATAAAGATGCGACTGCAAGACGGATCGACCCGGTGGATGCCGTATTGTGCGCCTTTAAGCTGGCGCTGTACCATGAATTCACATCCAGCTATCTGGAAGCAATTGATGAATTTTTAGAAAGTGACTGGTGA
- a CDS encoding phage portal protein, which produces MKITTRIKNAVSALTRPVADLNEQELLEWLGISGVKKNILSEVTYYTCLKMLSETMGKLPLKYYQSTEQGRIRADPTPMTSLLTVRPNEIMTPTTLWSTTEMNCQHYGNGYLWIRRVYNRHGAYGGDYVPLDIWPMQSNYVDVFMDDAGIFGGKGKLYYRYNDPKTGQQYLFKSDEVMHFKTWDSFDGIMGKPVRAILEETIDGAAESQSFMNKLYKQGLTASMAMQYTGDLEEVKRKALQKKFADALSGPKNAGKVIPVPVGLTLTPLKMNLTDAQFFELKKYSALQIAGALGIKPNQINNYEKSSYANSEMQQLSFLVDTMSYRLKIYEEEINAKAQSDQEISDGYFYKFNEKAILRTDAKSQMEVLRGAVQDGIYSRNEARSYLDLPSKEGGDELTANGNYIPITMIGKQYEK; this is translated from the coding sequence ATGAAGATAACAACACGAATTAAAAACGCGGTCAGTGCCTTAACGCGGCCGGTAGCAGACTTAAATGAGCAGGAACTGCTGGAGTGGCTGGGGATTTCCGGTGTGAAAAAGAATATCTTAAGCGAGGTCACGTATTATACCTGCTTAAAGATGCTCAGCGAAACAATGGGGAAGCTGCCGCTGAAATATTATCAGAGCACAGAACAGGGGAGGATCCGGGCAGACCCGACACCCATGACAAGCCTTTTGACGGTTCGCCCGAACGAGATCATGACACCGACGACTCTGTGGAGCACTACGGAAATGAACTGTCAGCATTACGGAAATGGGTATCTTTGGATCCGGCGCGTATACAACCGACACGGTGCATACGGCGGAGACTATGTTCCGCTTGATATCTGGCCGATGCAGAGCAATTATGTGGATGTTTTCATGGACGACGCCGGAATATTTGGTGGAAAAGGGAAACTGTACTATCGGTATAATGACCCAAAGACCGGGCAACAGTACCTATTCAAGAGCGACGAGGTCATGCATTTCAAGACATGGGACAGCTTTGATGGGATCATGGGGAAACCGGTGCGGGCAATTCTGGAAGAAACGATAGATGGTGCTGCGGAAAGCCAAAGCTTTATGAATAAGCTCTACAAACAAGGGCTGACAGCGAGTATGGCCATGCAGTACACAGGAGACCTGGAGGAAGTAAAGCGCAAAGCGCTGCAGAAGAAGTTTGCAGATGCACTTTCCGGACCGAAGAATGCAGGGAAAGTTATACCGGTTCCGGTCGGTCTTACTTTGACGCCCTTGAAAATGAACCTGACTGATGCGCAGTTTTTTGAACTAAAGAAATATTCCGCATTACAGATCGCCGGGGCACTCGGTATCAAACCGAACCAGATCAACAACTATGAAAAGTCCAGTTATGCGAACAGTGAGATGCAGCAGCTGTCTTTTCTGGTGGATACGATGTCTTACCGGCTTAAGATCTACGAAGAAGAGATCAACGCGAAAGCGCAATCTGATCAAGAGATTAGTGACGGATATTTCTATAAGTTCAACGAAAAGGCAATTCTTAGAACTGACGCAAAATCACAGATGGAAGTTCTGCGCGGAGCCGTGCAGGATGGAATTTACAGCAGAAACGAAGCGAGAAGTTATCTTGATCTGCCGAGTAAGGAAGGTGGGGATGAATTAACCGCAAACGGAAATTATATCCCGATTACCATGATTGGAAAACAATACGAGAAGTAG
- a CDS encoding phage tail protein, whose product MTIHARIIQALKPFGMPVKPDLYTGTEKRYITFNYADDKAVLFADNAPLCVVAYMQIHLFIPLDKDYLNIKSRIRKALFDAGFTYPEVTEQIENDTKKRHIIFECEIEEESEES is encoded by the coding sequence ATGACCATTCATGCAAGAATCATCCAGGCGTTAAAACCGTTTGGAATGCCAGTAAAACCGGATCTTTATACAGGAACCGAAAAACGGTATATCACATTTAATTATGCGGATGATAAGGCAGTCCTTTTTGCGGACAACGCACCGCTGTGTGTGGTTGCTTATATGCAGATTCATCTTTTTATCCCATTGGATAAAGACTATTTGAACATCAAAAGCAGGATCCGGAAGGCGCTGTTTGATGCAGGGTTTACTTATCCAGAAGTGACAGAACAGATTGAAAACGATACAAAAAAACGACATATTATCTTCGAATGTGAAATCGAAGAAGAAAGTGAGGAATCATAA